A DNA window from Bacillus andreraoultii contains the following coding sequences:
- a CDS encoding CC/Se motif family (seleno)protein, with product MSLQVTLDDRAREWLLNKSRIITISSLSVNNCSVPIEEVSIEFKEPVNKTQFIQKQVGELLFYIQRGLNFRNNNVQIKLSGFSLFKTLRIEGLKRLS from the coding sequence ATGAGTCTACAAGTTACATTGGATGATCGAGCACGGGAATGGTTATTAAATAAGAGCCGTATTATTACCATTTCGAGTTTAAGTGTTAACAATTGTTCTGTACCCATTGAGGAAGTTTCGATTGAGTTTAAAGAGCCTGTCAATAAGACCCAATTTATTCAAAAACAAGTAGGAGAACTCTTATTTTATATTCAAAGGGGTCTGAATTTTCGAAATAATAATGTTCAAATAAAACTAAGTGGATTTTCCTTATTTAAAACACTCCGTATTGAAGGACTAAAACGACTTAGTTAG
- a CDS encoding carbon starvation CstA family protein, with the protein MSAIMLMVMAGLTFIVAYFTYGKYLDKKLGIDPNRATPAIEMADGKDYVAANKPVLLGHHFATIAGGGPIVGPISAAVFGWIPAVLWVIIGSIFFGGVHDYASLQASIRHKAQSIGTIIKEYIGKRGQTLFLAFSIATIILIVGVFAVLVSDTFASVPEAATASMLFIVVAIIFGVAVNQMRVNFVAASIIGVIVMFACVYVGILFPLHLSATVWIFILLIYSYVASVLPVWLLLQPRDYLNSFLLYGMMFGGFIGILFANPVIEMTGFTGFSNATLGPLFPILFITIACGAISGFHSLVASGTTAKQLDSEKSGRFIAYGGMLIEGFLAIIVVISVAYMSSEVFSAKLAELGGPIPTFAAGLGFFMSHFGLSEAAGITFVSLAASAFLMTTLDSATRLGRYAVQEFAEGKSKFFSNEHVATLVIVIGAAALALSGTWSDLWPLFGSANQMLGALALLAVGVWLIKRGMTSWFVVIPMIFMFIVTISALLILMKDNFVVGNYLLVVSGFILFVLCIFLVIEAWQSFNRKDKDRTIKA; encoded by the coding sequence ATGAGTGCAATTATGTTAATGGTCATGGCAGGACTAACTTTTATCGTTGCATATTTTACTTACGGTAAATATCTCGATAAAAAGTTAGGAATTGATCCTAATCGCGCGACACCGGCAATTGAAATGGCTGATGGAAAAGATTACGTTGCAGCAAATAAGCCGGTATTATTAGGTCATCACTTTGCAACAATCGCTGGTGGAGGTCCAATTGTGGGTCCAATCTCAGCAGCAGTTTTCGGGTGGATTCCAGCAGTTCTTTGGGTTATAATCGGGAGTATCTTTTTTGGTGGCGTTCATGATTATGCGTCGTTACAAGCATCTATAAGACATAAGGCACAATCAATCGGGACAATTATTAAGGAGTATATTGGAAAACGTGGGCAGACATTATTTTTAGCCTTTTCGATTGCAACAATTATTTTGATTGTTGGGGTATTTGCTGTTTTAGTATCTGATACTTTTGCATCTGTTCCAGAAGCAGCAACTGCATCCATGCTTTTCATTGTGGTAGCGATTATTTTTGGTGTAGCCGTTAATCAAATGCGTGTGAATTTTGTCGCAGCAAGCATTATCGGTGTGATTGTTATGTTTGCCTGTGTGTACGTAGGTATTTTATTTCCATTACATTTAAGTGCAACAGTTTGGATATTTATTTTATTAATTTATTCTTATGTTGCTTCTGTTTTACCAGTTTGGTTATTATTGCAGCCACGTGATTACTTAAATTCATTTTTACTATATGGCATGATGTTTGGTGGTTTTATCGGAATTCTTTTTGCAAACCCTGTAATTGAAATGACTGGATTTACTGGATTTTCAAATGCAACATTAGGACCATTGTTCCCAATTTTATTTATTACGATTGCTTGTGGAGCAATTTCAGGTTTCCACTCATTAGTAGCAAGTGGGACAACAGCAAAACAGTTAGATAGTGAAAAAAGTGGTCGTTTTATTGCTTATGGTGGCATGTTAATTGAAGGGTTTTTAGCAATTATTGTCGTTATTTCTGTTGCTTATATGTCCTCAGAAGTATTCAGTGCGAAATTAGCTGAATTAGGAGGTCCAATTCCAACGTTTGCAGCAGGGCTTGGATTTTTTATGAGTCATTTTGGACTTTCAGAAGCTGCTGGTATTACATTCGTTTCTCTAGCTGCCTCTGCCTTTTTAATGACAACATTAGACTCAGCAACAAGACTAGGTCGTTATGCTGTACAAGAGTTTGCAGAAGGGAAATCAAAGTTTTTTAGCAATGAGCATGTTGCAACCCTTGTTATCGTTATTGGTGCTGCAGCATTAGCTTTATCGGGTACGTGGAGTGACTTATGGCCGTTGTTTGGTTCCGCAAACCAAATGTTAGGAGCACTAGCTTTATTGGCAGTAGGTGTGTGGTTAATTAAACGCGGAATGACTTCATGGTTTGTTGTCATTCCAATGATTTTTATGTTTATTGTTACAATTTCCGCATTGTTAATATTAATGAAAGATAACTTTGTTGTCGGAAACTATTTATTAGTTGTGTCAGGATTTATCTTGTTCGTTCTTTGTATTTTCCTAGTTATTGAAGCATGGCAGTCGTTCAATAGAAAGGATAAGGATCGAACGATAAAGGCATAA